The nucleotide sequence TTTTATTTTCGAGGTTATCTAATTTTTCCTGGATCTCCTTTTCCTGATTCTGAAGTTCTTGAATTTCCCTGTTCAGTTTTTCGTGTTCACCTATAATTTTTTTAACCTCCCCCTCTTGACGGGCCAGCAAATCCTGGACTTGACGTTTCCTTTGGGATAAATGCTTAAATTCCTGGTTTAAAGAACTTAAATCAATCTTGAGGGCGGTGATTTCACCATTCCGTACTTGGAGTCTTTCTTCGTAACTGGTACGGGTCTTTTCAATCTCTCCCCGTCTTGCCTCAAGGTTCCTTTCTTTTTCTAAAATGCCCGAAAGCTCCTTTTCTAAACCCACCACCGATTTATCTAGATCTTCCAGTTGGGGTCGGACTTCGTTTACGGCAAAGAAGTTTTGGGTGAATTCGCTCAGTTGCTTTAGTTCTTGACTTAAGGAAAACAATTTTTGCTCATCCCGGTTTTTCTCACTCTCCTGGGAAAGACGGAGGTTTTCCAGTTCTTTTATTTTCTCTTCGAGCCGGTTGATTTCTAAATTCGAACTTTCCTCTCGTTTTTTTAATTCCTCCAGGGTTTGATGATACTTCGAAAGCTGGGCGGAAAACCGTGCAATTTCCTGTTTGCGCCGGTACGAAGCAGAAAAGCGCGGGCTAAATTTTCCGCCCGTGATTAAACCTCCAGGCTGGATGAGTTCCCCTTCAAGCGTAACAACGCGCACCCGGTAGTGGTTCCGTTCCGCAAAATCCCTGGCACTCCTCATGCTCTTGGCAACAAAAGTACGCCCTAAAAGGAACTCAACAACAGCTCGATACTTTTGGTCGCACCTGACGAGGTCCGCCGCCCGTCCGATCATTATTGAAGTGCCCCTGCATTGAGAAAAAGAACGCTCCTTCTCTTCCCAATGGGCAAGCGCGGTTAACGGGAGAAAACTGGCTCTTCCCGCGCCGTGAGTTTTTAAATAGGTAATTGCACTTTGAGCCGCCTCCGGTGTCGTACAAACAAAATAATGGGCGGCGCGGCCCAGAGCCGCATCCAGGGCAAGGGCATATTCCGGCTCAATTGAAAAAAATTCTTCCACCAAACCTAAAACATCCTGACACGAAGGATGACCCTCTGCCAGGGCGCGCAGGATTACTTTCACTCCTCTTTCGTAGCCATCCTTGTTCTCCTCAGCCTCTTTTAAAAAGCTAAGGCGTATTTTTTCATCTTGAATTTTCTGGAGATTTTTCTGAATTTCTGAACCAAGATTTTCTTTTTCTTTTTGCAAGCTCTGGAGTTCCCGTCGGTTTCGGGTAAGTGCTTCCAAGACATTTTGCAGTGAAGCAGCATGCAACTCACAAATTTTAGTCTGTTCTCGGATCTGTTCCTGTAATTCTAAAATCCGTCTGTTTCCTTCCTCTCCCTTTTTTTTGAGGTTTTCGTGCTGCTGTAAGAGAATTTCTTTTTTATTCTTAACTTCCCGGATCTGCCCTGCAAGAGCAGTTTTTTGATGAAAAATTTTGAGGAGTTCTTCATGAACAAGCTCCCAATCTCGATCAGTCCGGACCTTGAGTTCTTCACACTCGCTTTTTTCTTTTTCCAGCTGGTTATGGGATTGTTCGAGTTCGCTTTTTTGCCGGGAACACCTGTTGAATTCTTTCTCTACTTCCTCCAGTTCCTTGTTTATTTCCGCAGTTTTTTGGGTTGCGGCAAGAATTTGAGAGTCAAGTTCCGCTTTTCGCAATAAAGCTGAGGTAAGTTTTTCTTCGTTTCGAACCTTTAAGACGCTTAGTTCCTGTACTGATTTCTGGATTTGTTCGTATTCTTTCTCAATTTGGGAGATTTTTTCTTCTCCTTCCTCAAGGCCGATTTTTAAATGTATCACTTCTTCTTCGAGGGGAGCTACTTTTTGGTGTTTCTGGGCCAGGGAATTTTCTATTTCTTGATAGGCTTTCGCAAAAAGCTCTTGTCTTCTACTTATTTTTAGAAACTCGGCCTTCAGTAAACGCAGTTCCAAGTTCCGGAGGTTTTTCTGGAGGTGATGGTGCAGTTCGGCCACCTTTGCCTGCTCAACCAGAGGTACGCGCTGTCTTTCTAATTCTTCTAAAATATCCCGGAGCCTGACTAGGTCTCCCTCCGTCTCCTCTAACTTTCTAACCGCCTCAGCTTTGCGCCGCTGGTATTTGCTTATTCCTGCTACTTCCTCCAGATAAAGCCTTCGTTCCTCGGGGTAGAGAGAAAGAAATTCTTCTATTTTACCCTGAGGAATAAGATAAAAAGCCGCCCGCCCGATACCGCAGGCAGAAAAAAGCTCCTGAATATCGCGCAGGCGGCATGGTATTTTATTGATAAAATATTCACCCTCTCCCGACCTGTAAACACGGCGCGTAATCCGGACTTCTTCGTAGGCAACAGGCAGGCTTCCCGACTTATTATCTAAAGTGATTGAAACCTCGGCCATACCAAGAGAACGGCGCCTTGCGGTACCGGAAAAAATAACATCTTCCATTTTATAACCCCGCAAGGTCCTCGCATTTTGTTCTCCCAGCACCCATTGGACAGCCTCGATCAGGTTGCTTTTACCGCAACCGTTCGGGCCTACAATAACCGTAACACCGGGTCCAAATTCTATTTCAACGCGATCGGCAAAGGATTTAAAGCCCTGTATTTCCAAGCAGTTTAAGTGCATTTTCTTGATGACATCCTCTGGATTGGCATCCTTATCTGGGCTCTACAATAAATTTAATTGCAGTTCGCTCTTCACCATCAATGGAAATTTCAACAAAAGCCGGTACTGCGACAAGGTCGATGCCGTTAGGAGCAATAAAGCCTCGCGTTATCGCGATTGCCTTTACAGCTTGATTTACCGCGCCAGCACCTACGGCTTGAATTTCTGCAGTCCCTTTTTCTCTCAAAACAGCGGTGAGTGCACCGGCAACTGATTTCGGATTCGATTGGGCAGAAACTTTGAGCACTTCCACCATTATTTCCTCCTTTATGCCTCCAAAAATTAGTAAATTTCTGACCTTGATGAGCGGTAAAAACCTCGGCTCGTAACAAGTATATTCGACAGAATCGCTAAAATTCCTGCCTCCCCTAATTTCTTCTGATTTGAGTATTTTTCACAAATAAGGATTTGTTCGGTTTCTCAGGAACTCTAAAGCAGCCCTTGCCGCCTGTTGTTCAGCCTCCTTTTTTGATTTGCCAGTACCTTTTCCCAGCATTTGACCGCGCCAGAGAACGCCCGAAGTAAACTGTTTCGCGTGATCGGGCCCTGATTCAGCTAAAATAACATACTGCAATCTCCCATTTCCTTGTTGCTGAATGATTTCTTGGAGAAATGTCTTATAGTCCAGAGATAAACCCTCGGCAGTTTTTTCGATTTCTTCTTTAAATAAATTATGTAAAAAATCCCTGGCCTTATCCCATCCCTGGTCCAGGAAAATTGCTGCCGTAAGGGCTTCCAGGGCATCGGCAAGGTTAGAGGGACGCCTTCTCCCTCCCGAAAGCTCTTCACCGCGCCCGAGGCGAAGGTAGCTTCCTAACTTCAGGTGCTCGGCAAGCCGGGCAAGGGTGGGTTCACAGACAGCCGCTGCTCTCATTCTGGTAAGCTTTCCTTCCGACTCATCCGGATAACGTTGATAGAGATAATCCGCAATAACCGAACTTAAAATCGCATCACCAAGAAATTCAAGCCGCTGGTTATGATTTTTTCCTCCGCCATGTTCGGCTGCGTAAGACGGATGAGTCAGTGCCCTTTCTAAAAGCTCTGGCTGGTTAAAGAAAATATCGATCGCTTTTTGGAACTGCCGCAACTTCCTACGGCTATTTATTTCCATCTTGGCCACCCTGTCCTGATAAGATAATCTGGTAACTGCGGCGTCTGCGGCGCTTCTGGCCTGCAATATCAATAATTGAACTTTTGGAAAACCAAAACGGCGTTGTGACCTCCAAAACCAAAGGAATTAGAGATCGCGACCTTTATAGAAAGCTGCCGGGCTTGGTTGGGCACATAGTCTAAATCGCATTCCGGGTCGGGTATTTCATAATTGATGGTAGGCGGAACTAATCCCGTGGCAATCGTAAGTGCCGTTGCGATTGCCTCAACAGCTCCTGCTGCTCCCATTAAGTGACCGATCATAGATTTAATCGAGCTCACCGGAACCCGATAAGCATGTTCTCCCAGCACCTTTTTAATTGCCATGGTCTCTATTTTGTCATTTAAGTCCGTAGACGTTCCGTGCGCGTTAATATAATCAACGCTTTCAGGAGGTAAATTAGCGTCTTGCAGTGCAAGACCGATCGCGCGGGCAGCTCCGGCACCGGCGGGATCGGGAGCAGTGATGTGATAACCATCGGCTGTTGTTCCATATCCGGAGATTTCGCAATAAATCTTTGCTCTTCTTGCCAGGGCGTGGGAAAGTCTTTCGAGGACTAAAACCCCGGCCCCCTCTCCAATTACCAGACCGTCTCTTTGTTGATCAAAGGGTCGACTGGCGCGAGTGGGCTCCTCGTTGCGCGTCGACATGGCACGCATTGCACAAAAGCCGCCAAGAGCGATTTGAGTAATAGGAGTCTCGGTTCCGCCGGCAAGCATTACATCCGCTTCGCCCCTTTGTAATACCCGAAAGGCCTCCCCGATCGCGTTCGTTCCTGAGGCGCAAGCAGTTACGAGTGTCAGATTGGGCCCTTTTGGTCCCAAACAAATAGCAATTTGTCCAGCGGCCATATTGCTAATCATCATCGGAACAAAAAAGGGGCTAATCCGTCCGGGGCCTTTCGCAATCAAGAGGCGAAGTTGTTCTTCGAGGGTTTCAATCCCGCCGATCCCGGAACCGATAATGACGCCCACGCGATCTGGCTCTTCTTTTTCTAATTCGAGGGAAGCGTCTTCTAAGGCTAGTTTTGCAGCAGCAACTCCGAACTGGGTAAAACGGTCCATTCTCTTGGCCTCTTTTTTCTCTAAATAAGCGTCAAGGTTAAAGTCCTTAACCTCAGCGGCAATTCGACTTGTAAACAGAGAAGGATCAAAGCGAGTAATGGGACCGATCCCGGATTTTCCCTGGATTAAAGAGGACCAGAAGGACTCTTTACCTGTCCCAACCGGAGAAATTACACCCAGGCCCGTAACTACGACCCGTTCTTTTGCGACCTCCGCCATAAATCTAATCCTTTCTTATGTGATTAAAAAGAATAAACTTAGAAAGTCCCGTAGATTTTCCACGGGACCCAAGACTACTGATTTTCCTTGATGTACTCGACGGCTGCTCCTACAGTGAGAATTTTTTCAGCTTCTTCATCAGGGATCTCAAGATCAAACTCTTCTTCTAATGCCATGATTAATTCTACGATGTCCAGGGAGTCAGCATTTAGTTCTTCAAAAGTGGTCTCGGGAGTCACATCATCTTCTTCGACACCAAGTTGCTCAACAATAATCGCCTTAACCTTTTCAAAAATTGTTTTTTCGTCGTATTCGGCCATTACCTTTCACCTCCCTCCCACTTTCCATTCATATGACCATTCCTCCATCTACATGTATCGTTTGTCCTGTAATATAATCTGCAGCGGGGGAAGCTAAAAATACAACTACTCCGGCAACTTCATCCGGCTTTCCGGTTCTCCCCACGGGTATTCGTTTTAATAGCTCCTCTTTTGATTCGGGAAGGATTTTTTCTGTCATTTCCGTTTCGATATAGCCGGGCGCAACCGCGTTGGCAGTAATTCCCCGGGCGGCTACCTCGCGGGCAACACTTTTTGTAAATCCAATGACGCCAGCTTTTGCGGCTGCGTAGTTGGCCTGTCCTATGTTGCCCGTAACTCCGATCACCGAGGCAATGTTTATTATCCTTCCCCAGCGTTGTTTGAGCATTAGTTTTAGAGCAGCGCGCGTGCAGTAAAATACCCCTGTTAAATTAGTAGCTAAAACATCCTCCCAATCTTGATCCTTCATGCGAAGTAGTAAACGGTCACAAGTAATTCCCGCATTATTAACGAGAATTTCGAGACTACCAAAACGTTTCTGAACCGTCGTCACCATTTCTTCTACGGCTGATTTGTTCCTAACATCTGCCGTAACCGCAAAACCTGCCCCCCCGAGTTTTTCGATTTCGGCTACTACCTGCGCAGCTTTTTCGTCCTGACCGGGATAAAAATTTACCGCCACCTGTGCTCCCGCCCGGGCCAACCCCAGGGCAATTGCACGCCCAATTCCCTGTGAGGCACCCGTCACTAAAGCAGTTCGGTTTTCTAAAATCATTTTAAACAGTCCCCCTTAATTGTGCAAGCACCTTTTGTAAGGAAGTTCTATCTTCAACGTAAAGGGCTTGTGCCCCATGTACGATCCTTTTAATCAAGCCGGACAGCACTTTACCCGGCCCGACTTCGATAAAAGTGTTATACCCGTCCTGGCTCAGCCTTTTTATCGATTCTTCCCAGTATACTGCCTTTTTCACCTGTTCTACAAGAAGTGACTTAATAGCCTCCGGGTCCGAGACATAATCTCCCAGAACATTTGCTACATAAGGAACGCGCGGTACGGAAAAAGAGACTTCTTCAAGATAAAGAGCCAATTCCTGTCCCGCTCCCTCCATCAGAGAACAATGAAAAGGACCGCTTACCGGTAAAGGAATGATTCTTTTTGCACCAGCCTTACGTGCCAAAATAAATGCCTCTTCTAACCCCGCTTTTTCACCGGAGATTACAACCTGTTCCGGCGCGTTAAAATTTGCCGGTTGGACAATACCTTTTGCCCTGGCCAGGCAGCAAATTTCTTCCACCATTCCCCGTTCAAGACCGAGGATTGCTGCCATTCCCCCTTCATTCCTTGAAACAGTCTTTTCCATTAACTGCGCCCGCTTCTGAACAATTTTCAAGGCATCGGAAAAATTTAAGACACCTGCTGCAACCAGGGCAGAATATTCGCCCAGGCTGTGACCTGCAACAGCTTCATAACTAACCCCTTGATTTTTTAAAACCTCCAGAACCGCGATACTCGTCGTAAAAACAGCAGGTTGCGTAAATCCGGTCTGATTTAAAAGTTCCGCAGGACCCTCGAAACATAGTTGGGTCAGTGAATAACCCAAAATTTGATCCGCCTGCTTAAAAACATGTGCCGCTGCAGGATCGCTTCGGAAAAGATCTGCCCCCATACCGACATATTGGGAACCTTGACCGGGGAAAACAAAAACCTTTTTATTCATTCGAGAGCACCCCAAGTCTTTTGATGACCTCTTCAGCCTCTTTCATAATTTCTTCAATTATTACCCCGGCAGGCTCGATCTTTTTAACCAGGGAAGCAATCTGACCGGCCATTAGGGAACCGTAAGAAACGTCCCCTTCAACTACGGCGGCCCGCAATTTGTTCATACCTAATTCCTGGAATTCTTCAGGGGAAGCCCCGCGTTTGCTTAGCTCCTCAAACTGGCGCGTCAATTTATTTCTTAAAACCCTCACGTAATGGCCCGGGTAACCTGTAACTACCGTATCGCGGTCACCGGCCTTGATGACCGCATTTTTGTAGTTAGGATGAACTGTACATTCGGAAGCACAAATAAAGCGGGTTCCCATTTGGACCCCTACGGCACCAAGGGCGAGAGCGGCAACCAGTCCTCTTCCATCGGCGATACCACCTGCAGCAATGACCGGAATGCTGACGGCATCTACAATTTGTGGAACCAGGGCCATTGTTGTGATTTCACCGATATGACCACCGCACTCCATGCCCTCTGCAATGAGCGCATCCACCCCTGCACGTTCGAGACGTTTTGCTAAAGCAACCGATGCAACCACAGGTATCACTTTGATTCCTGCTTCTTTTAGGCGGGGGAGGTGTTTTCCCGGGTTTCCTGCTCCTGTAGTAATTACGGGAACCTGCTCGGCAATTACCAGATTGATTAATTCTTCTACATGAGGTGACATGTAGTAAATGTTAACTCCGAACGGACGACTCGTAAGCGACCGGACCTTTTTGATTTCTGCCCGGAGCGCTTCAGGCTCCGCGTTCCCGGCCCCAATGATGCCCAGACCTCCCGCCTGAGAAACAGCAGCCGCTAACTCCGCAGTTGCAACCCAAGCCATTCCTCCCTGCAAAATGGGATATTCGATTTCGAGCAAATCACATAACAGGGTTCTTAACATTGAGACCTTCCTCCTACCAGCGTAAGGTACATGCTGCCCAGGTGAACCCGGCTCCAAAAGCAGTTAAAACAACAATAGATCCTTCTTTAATCCTTCCTTCTTCTACGGCTTCGGTTAAGGCGACAGGAATCGAAGCTGCCGAAGTATTACCATATTTCTCCAGGTTCACGAAAATTTTTTCCGGTGGAAGTCCTATCCTTTTTCGGGCTGCTTCAATAATGCGCAAATTTGCCTGGTGGGGAATTAAGAGATCTACCTGATCAGCCTTAAGACCAGCCCGATCCAGGCTTTCTAAAGCTGCCTCGGGCATTGCCCTCACCGCAAATTTGAAAACCTCGTTGCCGTGCATGTGGATGGTGTGAAGTTGATTCGCAATTGTATCAGCAGAGGCTGGATAGCGAGAACCACCAGCGGGGATTTTAAGGAAATTCTCCCCGCTGCCATCAGCACCTAAAACAAAAGATAAAAACCCGTCTTGAGCGGGCCCCGGCCGGAGGATTGCGGCTCCCGCACCGTCACCAAATAAAACACAGGTGTTTCGATCCTTCCAGTTAATAATTTTACTTAGAGTATCGACTCCGACTACTAAAACGCAATCGTACATTCCTGTGGCAATAAATTGCGAACCTACTGCGCAGGCATAAATAAAACCCGGGCATGCGGCTTCGATGTCAAATGCTGCGGCTCGCTTTGCCCCAAGACCGGCCTGGATCAAACACGCCGTAGAGGGAAAAAACATGTCCGGGGTTACAGTTGCAACAATAATTAGATCGATCTGTTCCGGTTCGATTTTCGCTTGCAACAACGCTTTTTGAGCGGCTTTCAAGGCTAAACTTGAAGAGGGTTCATCCGGTGCGGCGATTCGCCTTTCTTTTATTCCGGTACGGGAGGCAATCCATTCATCCGTTGTTTCTACCATTTTTTCTAAATCTGCGTTCGTAAGCTTCCGATCCGGTAGATGTTTACTCAGACCCGTGATTAAAACTCCCCTTGTCTTCACCTGATTCACGAAGGTTTCCCCCTAACCCCTTTTTAACCAATTCCACGAAGTTTTGTTTAACAGCTTCCTGTGCAAAACGAATCGCATTTCGGACCGCCTTGGCCCGGGAACTACCATGGCAAATAACGCTTATTCCCTGAACTCCCAAGAGCGGTGCGCCTCCGTATTCCGCATAATCTAGTTTCCGTAAAATTGCTTTAAAGCCCGGTTTTACTAAAAGTCCACCGAATAATTGGAGGGGGCTTTTTTTAAATTCTGCTTTGATCATCGCAAAAAGAGTCGCAACCAAACCTTCCGTTAGCTTTAATACAATGTTACCAATAAAACCATCACACACGATAACATCAACGTCGGCTGAAAAAAAATCACGTCCTTCCAGATTTCCCGAAAAAGTAACGCTCTTCGTCTGTTCTAAAAGCTGATACGCCTCAACAACCACTTCACTCCCTTTCTTTGGTTCGCTCCCCACGTTGAGTAAAGCAACACGCGGATTCTCGATACCGAGCACATGTTGAGCATAAATGCTTCCCAAAACTGCAAAGTGGACAAAGTGGCGGGCCTTGCAGTCTGCATTCGCCCCGGAATCGATCAGCACTTTTGGACCTGCAGGAGAAGGAAAAACCGTTGCAATGCCAGG is from Bacillota bacterium and encodes:
- the smc gene encoding chromosome segregation protein SMC, which produces MHLNCLEIQGFKSFADRVEIEFGPGVTVIVGPNGCGKSNLIEAVQWVLGEQNARTLRGYKMEDVIFSGTARRRSLGMAEVSITLDNKSGSLPVAYEEVRITRRVYRSGEGEYFINKIPCRLRDIQELFSACGIGRAAFYLIPQGKIEEFLSLYPEERRLYLEEVAGISKYQRRKAEAVRKLEETEGDLVRLRDILEELERQRVPLVEQAKVAELHHHLQKNLRNLELRLLKAEFLKISRRQELFAKAYQEIENSLAQKHQKVAPLEEEVIHLKIGLEEGEEKISQIEKEYEQIQKSVQELSVLKVRNEEKLTSALLRKAELDSQILAATQKTAEINKELEEVEKEFNRCSRQKSELEQSHNQLEKEKSECEELKVRTDRDWELVHEELLKIFHQKTALAGQIREVKNKKEILLQQHENLKKKGEEGNRRILELQEQIREQTKICELHAASLQNVLEALTRNRRELQSLQKEKENLGSEIQKNLQKIQDEKIRLSFLKEAEENKDGYERGVKVILRALAEGHPSCQDVLGLVEEFFSIEPEYALALDAALGRAAHYFVCTTPEAAQSAITYLKTHGAGRASFLPLTALAHWEEKERSFSQCRGTSIMIGRAADLVRCDQKYRAVVEFLLGRTFVAKSMRSARDFAERNHYRVRVVTLEGELIQPGGLITGGKFSPRFSASYRRKQEIARFSAQLSKYHQTLEELKKREESSNLEINRLEEKIKELENLRLSQESEKNRDEQKLFSLSQELKQLSEFTQNFFAVNEVRPQLEDLDKSVVGLEKELSGILEKERNLEARRGEIEKTRTSYEERLQVRNGEITALKIDLSSLNQEFKHLSQRKRQVQDLLARQEGEVKKIIGEHEKLNREIQELQNQEKEIQEKLDNLENKKRVLQGELSFRKKQFRARKAYCSAKERRCQKIKQKVGQHQQQLRNMEIQLAHLKEQEEQLLIRAHEYGVTLTKDKTNGMIDDQVKKQIKEQIMNLKQELDSLGEVNFTAPGELRSLEERLNFLLQQKRDLEEGKGALNRVIREMDQIVVNRFQKTYREVKENFKEVFATLCEGGQAELILTDEKNPLESGLEVMVLPRGKKPRHLSLLSGGEKALTGITFLFALLKTRPSPFYCLDEIEAFLDEVNIARFTNFLKKMAESSQLILISHRYQTMQVADTLYGVTMEEPGISKLVSVQLTDSKWVRAG
- a CDS encoding stage V sporulation protein S; the protein is MEVLKVSAQSNPKSVAGALTAVLREKGTAEIQAVGAGAVNQAVKAIAITRGFIAPNGIDLVAVPAFVEISIDGEERTAIKFIVEPR
- the rnc gene encoding ribonuclease III is translated as MEINSRRKLRQFQKAIDIFFNQPELLERALTHPSYAAEHGGGKNHNQRLEFLGDAILSSVIADYLYQRYPDESEGKLTRMRAAAVCEPTLARLAEHLKLGSYLRLGRGEELSGGRRRPSNLADALEALTAAIFLDQGWDKARDFLHNLFKEEIEKTAEGLSLDYKTFLQEIIQQQGNGRLQYVILAESGPDHAKQFTSGVLWRGQMLGKGTGKSKKEAEQQAARAALEFLRNRTNPYL
- the fabF gene encoding beta-ketoacyl-ACP synthase II yields the protein MAEVAKERVVVTGLGVISPVGTGKESFWSSLIQGKSGIGPITRFDPSLFTSRIAAEVKDFNLDAYLEKKEAKRMDRFTQFGVAAAKLALEDASLELEKEEPDRVGVIIGSGIGGIETLEEQLRLLIAKGPGRISPFFVPMMISNMAAGQIAICLGPKGPNLTLVTACASGTNAIGEAFRVLQRGEADVMLAGGTETPITQIALGGFCAMRAMSTRNEEPTRASRPFDQQRDGLVIGEGAGVLVLERLSHALARRAKIYCEISGYGTTADGYHITAPDPAGAGAARAIGLALQDANLPPESVDYINAHGTSTDLNDKIETMAIKKVLGEHAYRVPVSSIKSMIGHLMGAAGAVEAIATALTIATGLVPPTINYEIPDPECDLDYVPNQARQLSIKVAISNSFGFGGHNAVLVFQKFNY
- the acpP gene encoding acyl carrier protein, with product MAEYDEKTIFEKVKAIIVEQLGVEEDDVTPETTFEELNADSLDIVELIMALEEEFDLEIPDEEAEKILTVGAAVEYIKENQ
- the fabG gene encoding 3-oxoacyl-[acyl-carrier-protein] reductase, with translation MILENRTALVTGASQGIGRAIALGLARAGAQVAVNFYPGQDEKAAQVVAEIEKLGGAGFAVTADVRNKSAVEEMVTTVQKRFGSLEILVNNAGITCDRLLLRMKDQDWEDVLATNLTGVFYCTRAALKLMLKQRWGRIINIASVIGVTGNIGQANYAAAKAGVIGFTKSVAREVAARGITANAVAPGYIETEMTEKILPESKEELLKRIPVGRTGKPDEVAGVVVFLASPAADYITGQTIHVDGGMVI
- the fabD gene encoding ACP S-malonyltransferase — protein: MNKKVFVFPGQGSQYVGMGADLFRSDPAAAHVFKQADQILGYSLTQLCFEGPAELLNQTGFTQPAVFTTSIAVLEVLKNQGVSYEAVAGHSLGEYSALVAAGVLNFSDALKIVQKRAQLMEKTVSRNEGGMAAILGLERGMVEEICCLARAKGIVQPANFNAPEQVVISGEKAGLEEAFILARKAGAKRIIPLPVSGPFHCSLMEGAGQELALYLEEVSFSVPRVPYVANVLGDYVSDPEAIKSLLVEQVKKAVYWEESIKRLSQDGYNTFIEVGPGKVLSGLIKRIVHGAQALYVEDRTSLQKVLAQLRGTV
- the fabK gene encoding enoyl-[acyl-carrier-protein] reductase FabK, producing MLRTLLCDLLEIEYPILQGGMAWVATAELAAAVSQAGGLGIIGAGNAEPEALRAEIKKVRSLTSRPFGVNIYYMSPHVEELINLVIAEQVPVITTGAGNPGKHLPRLKEAGIKVIPVVASVALAKRLERAGVDALIAEGMECGGHIGEITTMALVPQIVDAVSIPVIAAGGIADGRGLVAALALGAVGVQMGTRFICASECTVHPNYKNAVIKAGDRDTVVTGYPGHYVRVLRNKLTRQFEELSKRGASPEEFQELGMNKLRAAVVEGDVSYGSLMAGQIASLVKKIEPAGVIIEEIMKEAEEVIKRLGVLSNE
- a CDS encoding beta-ketoacyl-ACP synthase III, whose amino-acid sequence is MKTRGVLITGLSKHLPDRKLTNADLEKMVETTDEWIASRTGIKERRIAAPDEPSSSLALKAAQKALLQAKIEPEQIDLIIVATVTPDMFFPSTACLIQAGLGAKRAAAFDIEAACPGFIYACAVGSQFIATGMYDCVLVVGVDTLSKIINWKDRNTCVLFGDGAGAAILRPGPAQDGFLSFVLGADGSGENFLKIPAGGSRYPASADTIANQLHTIHMHGNEVFKFAVRAMPEAALESLDRAGLKADQVDLLIPHQANLRIIEAARKRIGLPPEKIFVNLEKYGNTSAASIPVALTEAVEEGRIKEGSIVVLTAFGAGFTWAACTLRW
- the plsX gene encoding phosphate acyltransferase PlsX translates to MKIAVDAMGGDYAPAEIVKGAVEAAVMDGIQIVLVGEEERIQKELNKYRYPTELISCLHAPEAIEMNEEPALAVRRKRNASLVVATKLVKEKTAAAIVSAGNTGAQMAAALFELGRIPGIERPGIATVFPSPAGPKVLIDSGANADCKARHFVHFAVLGSIYAQHVLGIENPRVALLNVGSEPKKGSEVVVEAYQLLEQTKSVTFSGNLEGRDFFSADVDVIVCDGFIGNIVLKLTEGLVATLFAMIKAEFKKSPLQLFGGLLVKPGFKAILRKLDYAEYGGAPLLGVQGISVICHGSSRAKAVRNAIRFAQEAVKQNFVELVKKGLGGNLRESGEDKGSFNHGSE